The Candidatus Hydrogenedentota bacterium genomic interval TTCGAGTTTGGCCTTAAAGCGGGCAACCCCGTGCAGATGCAGCTCAGCGATCTCTATACCGTTTCCGCGAATCTGGCGGCGCTGCCTGCCATCTCCGTTCCTTGCGGTGTAACAGATTCAGGCTTGCCTGTGGGACTGCAATTAATGGCGCGCCCCTTCAATGAGGCGGCTATTTTGAACGCTGCTTATTTTTACGAACAAAACCGTGGGTTCTCCATGGAATATCCCACCTTAGTCTGAGGAGTATATTATGAGATATGAAGCCGTTATAGGCATGGAAGTACATGTCGAAATTAACAGTAAGGCGAAGGTATTTTGTTCGTGCCCCTCTGACTTCCACGCCGAACCCAATACCAATGTATGCCCCGGCTGCTTGGGCATGCCCGGCGCCTTACCCGTGCTGAATCGGGACATGGTCGATAAATCCATGGCTGTGGGCCTGGCTTTAAATTGTCACATCGCGCGCTGGACAAAAATGGATCGAAAGAACTATTTTTATCCTGACTTGGCGAAGAACTATCAAATCAGTCAAGACGAATATCCGCTGTGCTACAACGGGCATTTGGTGATTGAAGTAAATGGTAAAACCAAATCCATTGGGATTACCCGTGCCCATATGGAAGAGGATACTGCGCGAAACACCCATGCCCTCGCCGGCGGACAAAGCGGTATTGATTTCAACCGCAGCGGCGTCGCCTTACTCGAAATTGTGACGGAGCCCGATATACGCAGCGCTGATGAAGCCTATGCCTATCTCAGTGCCTTAAAACAGATTTTGCAATATCTGGATGTGAGCGACTGCAACATGGAAGAAGGTTCGCTGCGCGCCGAAGCGAACATCAGCCTTCGCCCGGAAGGAAGCGACACTTTCGGCACCAAAACAGAAGTAAAAAATGTGGCGTCCTTCTCAGGTGTTCATAAGGCGATTGAATTTGAGCTGCACCGTCAGGAAAAGATCCTCCGTGAGGGCGGCACCATTATCCAAGAGACCCGGGGCTGGGACGCCGATCGCGGCGTGACGGTCAGCCAGCGTTTGAAAGAATCGGCGCACGACTACCGCTATTTCCCCGAACCGGATTTACCGCCTGTTGTGGTGGATGATGCGTGGATCGAAAGGGTCCGCGCTTCCTTACCGGAATTGCCCATGGCACGCAAAAACCGATTGGAAAAAGACTACGCCCTGAACGACTATGACGCCGGGGTCATCACCCAAACACGGGCTATGGCCGATTACTACGAGACGGTGGTGAAAGCCGGCGGCGATCCTAAAAAGGCGGCGAACTGGCTCATGGTTGAATTGCAGGCCTTGTTGAGGCGCGCCAAGATCGCCATTTAAAATTGTAAAATTAAAGCGGAACATGTGGCGGTACTACTCAAACTGATCGACACCGATGTGATCAGCGGTAAGATTGCCAAAGACGTGCTGCTGCAAATGTTTGAAACCGGTCAGGCCCCCGACAGCATCGTCCAAGAAAAAGGCTTGAGTCAGATAAGCGATATTGGTACGATAGAAGCGGTAGTGAAAGAAGTGATTGACGGCAGCCCGGCACAACTTGCACAATATAAAGCAGGTAAAGATAAAGTATTTGGTTATTTTGTCGGACAGGTAATGAAAGCGACTCAGGGTAAGGGTAATCCTCAACTGATCAACGAAATTCTTCGCAAACAACTTGGAGAAGCAAACTAAAGCATTCATGACAAACAAAGTAACTCCCGAGACAAAAGAACTTTTGAAAAAAGTTGAAACCATTGCCGGAGCAGTGGCCGACAAAAAAGCTACTCACATCAAAATCTATAACATGACAGGATTAACCCTCCTTGCCGATGTGTTTATCCTTTGTTCCGTTACGAATGAACATCAACTTAAAGCGGTCGCCAATGAAAGCCGAGAAGCGGCGCGCAATGCAGGCTATGCCGCGCTGCGCATGGAAGGCGATCAACATTCCGGCTGGCTGCTGGTTGATTTTGGCGATATCATATTACATGTTTTTCGAGAGCAGGCACGTGGTTTCTACGACCTTGACCGGATGTGGGGAGATGCTCCTGAAATTTTGTTGGATCTGGAAATAGCATAAAGGGAAGAAAGGGATGCCATGGTAGACCACCAGTACACCCCGGATATTCCGAAACTATATCACTATAAACTTCAACGCGTTTTGGGCGCAGGCGGTTCCGGAAAAGTCTATCTCGGCATAGACATGAAGAAGGGCGTCCCCGTCGCGATCAAGTTATTCCATGAACGTTTCTTTCGAAACCGGCTTCATGTACGTGATCTGGGGAAGAGTGTCACCAAATTCAAACGTTTTAAACATAATAATGTGGTGCAAATTTTTGATTTTATTGATGACACGGAAGGGCGCTGTCTCATCATGGAGTATGTGGACGGCCCCAGCTTAAAATGGTATCTGTTGAATCGGCCCTACCGCTTCAACGAGCGCACCAACGTAGCGCTGCAAATTTGCCACGGCATGCAGTATCTTCATGATAAAGGCTGCATCCACCACGATTTCAAACCGTCCAACGTACTCTTTACACGAACGGGCACCATCAAGATCGCCGACTTCTCCCTATACGGCAATTCCTTTTTACTTGAACTGATTGACCGTAATGTTGGTGAACAGATCACGCCCATGTTTGTTGCGCCCGAATTTATCCGCAAAGAAAAAATCACGAATCAGAGCGACATCTATTCCATGGGAATCACTTTTTATATGATGTTTACGGGAAAAGTACCCTTTCCCGTCGACAGCCTAAAAGTATTGTACCATTGCCACTTAAATGTCATGCCTGAACATCCCAGCCTCGCCAATCCCGAGTGCCCCACCACCATGGGCGATATCATCATGAAAATGATTGCCAAACGCCCTGAAATGCGTTTCAACGATTGTGATGAGCTGAGTGTTGCGATTACGCAAATTACACGAAGCCGTATTTAAAGAACTTTTCCGAGATACCTGTCACGGTCACGACAAAAGATTCAGGAAAAACAAGGCCGGCTTTGTGCCTTAACGGAAGCTCTGTTATACTCTTTCTGTCGGCTTACACCGGTAAAGGTGGGGAGTATCCCGAAATTCCCGGTGCAGCTTCACAGGCGCGTCGCGCAGACCCAAAGCCTCAGTCAACACAAAGGCAGGTCTAGGGGCGCCCGACTCAGGATGCGTGCTTTTGCGTATACACATCCCAATGCACGGACACAACAATATCCGCCCCTCAGGCGGTTACCAACGGCGTTAACGAATAGAGGCATAAACGAATTATATTCAAAAGATAAAGGAAATACAGCTATGACCATCGCGCCCCATGGCGGTACGTTAGTAAACCGTTTTGTGTGTGATAATGATCGCGGCCCCTTGCAAGAGAAGGCGAAAACACTGCCCCGCATCACAGTGGATGCCTATGCAGCCTTTGATATCGACGGTATTGCAAAGGGCATATTCAGCCCTTTGACCGGCTTCATGGGCGAAGCGGAAACCCACAGTGTCTTAGACAACATGACCTTGACGTCAGGCATCCCGTGGACCATCCCCATCCTCCTCCCTGTCACTGAGGCGGTCGCAGAAAGCTTGCAAACGGGCAGCCAAGTAGCGATCGAAGATGATTTGGGCAATTTGATTGCCATCCTGAATCTGGAAGAAAAGTTTCGGCTTGACAAGACCCATCTCGTGAAACAGGTCTACCGCACCGACGATACGGCCCACCCCGGCGTCGCCTATACCCTCGCTGCCGGCGATGTGTATCTCGCAGGCGCCTTGGATGTATTGGCCGCGCGCAATGTGGAACATCAAGACTTTAACCTGAGCCCGGCGCAGACCCGTGCAGAGTTTGAAAAGCGCGGCTGGAAACGCATTGTAGCCTTTCAGACCCGTAACCCCATCCACCGCGCCCACGAATACTTGACCAAATGCGCTTTGGAAATGTGCGACGGTCTGTTGATTCATCCCCTCATGGGAACTACCAAAAGCGACGATATCCCCGGCGATGTGCGTATGCACTGCTATGAGGCTTTACTGGAAAACTACTATCCTAAAGATCATGTCATGCTTTCCATTATGCCCGTCAACATGCGCTATGCGGGGCCCCGTGAGGCGGTCATGCACGCCATTATTCGCAAAAATTACGGCTGCACCCATTTTATTGTGGGAAGAGATCACGCCGGCGTAGGCAACTATTACGGCAGTTATGACGCCCATTACATCTTCGACGAGATTGACGCTGCCGCATTGGGGATTACACCGCTCTTCTTTGAACACGCCTTTTTCTCGCGCCGTACCAATGACATGGCTACCAAAAAGACCTGTCCGGGCACGGATGCGGACCATGTATTTTTAAGCGGTACGAAAGTGCGTGAAATGCTGCAGCGCGGTGAAGCGCCGCCCCCTGAATTCACACGGCCGGAAGTAGCGAAAATTCTGATTGAATGGGCAACGGCCGCGGACAAATAATTAGGCTTGCCGCCCTTTGTTCCTTATCAATAAAAGGCTGCCTGCTCATAGACGGGCAGCCCACGGATAGAGACCCTATGCTTGTTGGAATCTATATGCCCTCGGGATGTCATCAACGGAAAGGCCCCGTGGCGGTCGATCGCCTTGAGAGTATCTTTCTGCGCAATGCGATCCAAGGGATCCTCGCCACCGGTCATAAGATGGACACGGAGTTTATCTGGTTTACCGAAGGCGAAGAAGATATTGGAGATGATCGTATTCCTGTTGTTTCGGTACGGGCGCAATCCTCCTTCTTATCCTTGGGCCGTGGCAGCGTCCCCACCATCGAAGAAGCCTTGAAACGCTATGATGTGGATGTGGTCTTGACCCGCTTGGACGTACCTGCTCCAAGCCGGCACATCCCACGCGTGCTTTTCACGCTGGATATGCACTTTTGCGGTGATACACTGCGGAACCTGGATATACCGCCGCCGCCGCTGCCCAAAAAAGTGAAGCAACTGTGTACTTCCGCCAATGCCATCATTTGCCCCAGAGAATATGTGCACAAGGCATGCGCCTCCAGACTTCAGATTGGATTGGAGAAGGAGGCTGTTGCCCGGGCCGGCGAGAGCGACCTATTCGAGCTGCCCCAAGACAACATAATAGACGGTCCCTTCGCGCTCTTTATTTTGAATCGCTATACAGAGCCCTCCATTCCCACGCTCTTGGATGCCATCAAACGGAATCCAGACTTATTCCCGCCGAACCTCGTCGTATTAGGGGAACAGCATCCCGATGAACCTGAAGACTGGGGCATTCCCATCGTACGTATCGAACGCTGTCCCGATACCATGACGGCGGCACTCATGCAGCACGCTGTGATGTGCCTGTATCTGTCGAAGTCGGAAGGCTCCGGCATCGTCATACTGCAAGCCATGAAAGCGGGCGCGCTGTTGGTGACCACAAAATCCGGAGCCACCGTAGAGATCGCCGGAAAAGTTCCCTTTTACTGTGACGCAGACAATCCCTATTCTTTGCTCCAGTCCATCAGGCGCATGTTGGAAGAGTCGCCCAACGAACGGGAGAAACGGCAACTCATGGCGCGTACGCTCATCATGAACAATACCTGGGAAAAGTGTGGTGCGAAGCTGCTCTCCGTCATCAGGCGCAGTCTGGCATAATGCATAACAAAACGGCAACCGCGATTAGGATTTCTTATGACCCTTCCTTCCTGCTCAACACTGCAAGAAATGTATACCCTTGCCCCCCACACCTTATACCGCATTGGCGGACCGGCACGGTGGGCATTTTGGCCCGCAACCCTGTCTGAAGTGCAGGACACCTATGCATGGATCAAGGAACGGGAACTCCCGCTCCTTGTCATGGGCGCAGGATCTAATTTGCTCATTGATGATCGGGGTTTCGACGGAGCCGTCTTGTTTACCACAGCATTGCAGCATCAAATACAGTGCGGCACTCATCGCTATCGTTTAGGCGCAGGGCTGCCCCTTGCCGATATTGTGCGCAACATCATGCTTCCCGGCAATTTTGCCGGCACAGGCGCGCTCACCGGTATCCCCGGCACCTTAGGCGGCGCCTTGTTCATGAATGCGGGCACGGTGAACGGAACCATCTGTCAATTTACGGAAGAGGTTACGATTTTGTATCCTGAGGGAATGCGCCAGGTCGCCATCACCCCGGACCGCTACAGTTATCGGGGCCAATCCTTTTGCACGGGAGACGCCGTCATTTTGGAAGCGCTCCTCGCCTTCTCCCCCTCCGACAAGGAGGAAAAAGACATTTATCAGCATTACATACAGCGGCGCTTGGATACCCAGCCACAAGGACGGTGTTGCGGCAGCGTCTTCAAAAATCCGCCCAACGACCATGCCGGCCGCCTTATCGAATCTTGCGGACTGAAGGGAACGCGCCGCGGCGGCGCCATCATCAGCCCGAAACACGCCAACTTCATCATGAACGAGGACAACGCGACCTTCGATGATGTCTACGGTCTCATCCAAGAAGTGAAGCAACGGGTCTGGGACTGCCACCACATCGCCCTGAAGGAAGAAGTCCGTATTATCAGGCAGTCACCTGACGCAGCAGCTCCTTCGGCGTAGCCTCTGCGCAGATAGACATGTGACAATCCGGCGCGGCATGCTCTCCGAAAGCCTGATAGAAGTTGTTCTTTTCACTCACCGACGCGAAGGAGCGTTGCGCCCAATCACTCAAATATCCTAAGCCCGCTGCCCCTTGCAGCACCGTATGCCCATGCAGGATATACATGCCCTTCACAAAATCTTGGTAATAGGGTTTCAAGGCAGGCGCATCGAAATCATCCACTTTCTTCTGACCAAAGGCGTTCATTTCGGTGCCTACCAAGATCGGCAGATCCCGTTCCCGCGCCTTAGCAATGAAGGCGTCGAGATTGCGCTCTTTTAACGCCCGTGTTTCGGGATCGGCAATGTTCCAGTTCCGATCAGGAATGATATTCACCGCTGCCGCGCCGGCAGCCATCATCACTTCTAATAAGCGGTCCATTTGCTGCTCGCCCGAAGAACAGCCATCCAGAAAAGCGAAGGTAGGAATGGCGCCATTATCGCCTATGAAGCGATTGACCGCCTCCAGTTTCGGAAAGTCTTCGCCCCGTGCGGCACTATAGCCCACACCGCCTGACTTCATGGTTTTGGATCGGATCACCCCTTGAAAGACCGGCGGCGCATCGATCCCTTTTTCCACCGCCTCTTTCGGCAGATCAAGTTTGGAACACCAAAAATTAACCAACCTTTCTGTATCTGCAAATAAGCGGCGCGCCTTGCGATCATAGGCAAGGCAGACATGCCGTTCCGTAGGATTGTTTTTGGGGGTCAATGTCAATACTTCTGTTTCGTAATCCAGAGCAATCTCATGTAGGAGCGTGTTCACCTTTTCTATAACGGTTTTGGTCCGTTGTTGAGCCATGGCCTTTAAATGCGCCAACAGCGCAGGATCTTTAATCTGAGAGCCGGTGAAGCCGATGCCAACATGATAGGCAACGCCCGGTTCACCCGGTGAGTTGATTTCATCGTCGTGAAATTCCGGCACATAGACCCGCGTTTCCATGCCCGCTCCGGCGCGCAAACGCAGACGGCGCGCACAGTCCAAAAACTCATCCACACCGTCCAAGACATCGAAATCTACCAACGCCATGGCGGACAGTCCTAATTTACGGCCGTTCCATACCAATGCGGCAGGAGAATATCCATAGCCGTTAAAGGAGAAGAAGGAGTGGCAATGAAGGTTGAAGGCTGCGCCCATGTCGGGAAGCTTCAAGGCATTGGCATCGGCAGCCGCCGCCAAGCTGAGAAAGGCTTCCCGTCGTTGTGCCCGGTCAAAATGGTTCAATTGTTCTTCGAGCGTGTCGTACATAAACGTGGATTATCTCCTTGGAAGTAAAAGGTGGCGAACCGGCCTTTCCCGCAGCGCACAAGATCACGGCGCAGGGGATTCTGTGACCCGTTATGGTCATACCATATCAAAAGAGCGACGCAATTCTACAGTTGCAGCGCCATGAATTTACACGCTCAACCTAAGGGCAGGCTTCTCGCACTTGCTGAGACCCCGGACGATAGATTATCCTTTTCACCGTGTCTGTGAGAGGCAATTCATTCGATACCGTAGAAATCTGCTGTCCTGATCAGGATAGAATCGTATAAAGGAAAGTTATGTTTACGTTTATTAAGGTCCTTATCTTTGGATTCGTGGAAGGGCTCACCGAATTCTTGCCCGTGAGCAGTACGGGACATATGATTATTTTGGAGCGGTGGCTGACCCTGCAAGGCAGCGAAGATTTCGCTACAACCTTTATGATTGTTATTCAGCTGCCGGCCATTCTCGCCGTGGTCTTATATTTCAGGAAAAAGCTTTTCCCCTTTTACCCCGGGACCGATACGCCCGCCGTCTTTTTATTGTGGATAAAAATCGCCGTCGCTTTCATCCCCGCCGCCCTATTGGGTTTCCTCTTCGATGATTATATTGAATCCCTTTTCTTCAACCCCTTCAGTGTATCGTTGGCGTTGATCGTGGGCGGCATCGTGCTCTACTTCATTGAGCGCAGTGTCAGAAAGGTACGCTTTGAAAGGGTGGCAGAAATCGGTTTCCTACTCGCTCTGTGTATCGGTCTTTTTCAATGCCTCGCCATGATGCCCGGTGTATCCCGTTCTGCAGCAACGATTATTGGCGCCCTGTTGCTGGGCGCTGCACGACCCGCCGCCGCAGAATTTTCCTTCTTCCTCGCCATCCCCACCATGCTGGGCGCCACCGTATATAAAAGCCTTAAAAGCGGTTTAACCTTAGAGCCGATAGAATGGCTATGGATCGGCGTGGGCGGGCTCGTCGCGTTCATGACCGCTTACGCCGTGATTGCCGCTTTCATGCGCTATATCCAACAACGGGATTTCAAGATTTTCGCCATTTATCGGATCGCATTGGGCAGCCTGCTTCTAGTCCTATTGTGGATGCAGTCTTAAGCCGCGGCGCCAATCGAATCCCTGCCGTAGCGGAGGAAGCAGTAACACAACCTGCGCCTTCCCTCCTTATCGCAAGAATGACGGTGATCGAGCAACGCGAAAGCCCATGCTAAAATTGGCCGTTTCCGGAGGATTGGACGCCCGTTGTGCTGTGCGCGCAGAAAAGAAAATGCTTGCCCAGCTGCCGCCTCGGGCGACGCGCATCTTCCCCGTTGCCGGGCCGAGAGGATTCCACTCGTCTCCGGAAAGATAATTGCCGTAACGGTCTTGGCACCATTCCCAAACATTGCCGCTCATGTCATAGGCTCCCCAAGGGCTGGGACTATCTTCCGTCAAAAACTGGCCATTGGGACTGATATTCGACCCATTGAACCATCCGACCGGTGAGGTGTAGGGCCGGTGGAGCAGTCCCATGGGATTCACGAAATCCCATTTTTCACCATCTTTTTGAAAGGTATTGCAGCGATAGGCTGGGGCGGATTCATGGGCAGAAGTATTTTTAAAGCCGTAGACTTGGTGATTGGAGCCATTCCACGCAGCAGCACACTCCCATTCGGCTTCCGTCGGCAACCGAAAACCACCGGGCTGGGGCGGCAAAATTACTTGGGGCCAATCGGCTTTATTTAAGTCATAGCAAGGCGACAACCGGTTCATCGTACTCAGCCAATTGCAACACGCCACAGCGCCATACCAGCTGATCTGCACAACCGGATGGTTGTTCATAGAATAGGGCAGCGTCGGCAGCGCCTCGGCGTCGCCGTGCGCTTGGGTCTTTACCCAAAAGCGGCCGCCTCTATAAGACAAATGATGGTATCGGGCATCATAGGGAAAAATCATATACCGGGCGCCCTCACCACCGGCGTAGATTGATCCCCTTCCCGACCAAGGCGTGCCCGACGTGTCGCTATACAACAGATTGTGCGACTGCGCCCACGTCAAGACAGCGGCAAATTCTTCATTTGTAATGGGATATTTCCCAATTTCGTACTCATTTAATACCACCTGATGGGGCGGGTCTTCAGACAGCATGCCAAAGTCTTTATCATCGCCCAATTTGCTGCGGCCCATCATAAATATCTGCGTCGGCACGGAAACCATTTCAACAGCTACGTTTTCGTTTTCCCCTTCAGTAGGCGAAACTTCTCCCTCCCCGGCGCTTTCCCCTTCAGTAGGCGCCTCTTCACCTTCCGCCGAACTTTCCCCCTCGTAAGGATCCACTTCACCTTCTGCGCCATCCTCTCCTTCCTCAGCAACCTTCAATCCCGCCTGCTCCACCGTCAGCGTCAAGGATGCGGGATCCGTATTCACACCGATTATTGTGATGAGTGCGACACGATCTTCGCCCATGTTGCCAAAACAGCTCAGCGTTACAAAACCATCCCCCATGCCGCTCTCACGGTTCACATGCACCCAATCC includes:
- a CDS encoding glycosyltransferase family 4 protein gives rise to the protein MLVGIYMPSGCHQRKGPVAVDRLESIFLRNAIQGILATGHKMDTEFIWFTEGEEDIGDDRIPVVSVRAQSSFLSLGRGSVPTIEEALKRYDVDVVLTRLDVPAPSRHIPRVLFTLDMHFCGDTLRNLDIPPPPLPKKVKQLCTSANAIICPREYVHKACASRLQIGLEKEAVARAGESDLFELPQDNIIDGPFALFILNRYTEPSIPTLLDAIKRNPDLFPPNLVVLGEQHPDEPEDWGIPIVRIERCPDTMTAALMQHAVMCLYLSKSEGSGIVILQAMKAGALLVTTKSGATVEIAGKVPFYCDADNPYSLLQSIRRMLEESPNEREKRQLMARTLIMNNTWEKCGAKLLSVIRRSLA
- the murB gene encoding UDP-N-acetylmuramate dehydrogenase; its protein translation is MTLPSCSTLQEMYTLAPHTLYRIGGPARWAFWPATLSEVQDTYAWIKERELPLLVMGAGSNLLIDDRGFDGAVLFTTALQHQIQCGTHRYRLGAGLPLADIVRNIMLPGNFAGTGALTGIPGTLGGALFMNAGTVNGTICQFTEEVTILYPEGMRQVAITPDRYSYRGQSFCTGDAVILEALLAFSPSDKEEKDIYQHYIQRRLDTQPQGRCCGSVFKNPPNDHAGRLIESCGLKGTRRGGAIISPKHANFIMNEDNATFDDVYGLIQEVKQRVWDCHHIALKEEVRIIRQSPDAAAPSA
- the rsfS gene encoding ribosome silencing factor, with product MTNKVTPETKELLKKVETIAGAVADKKATHIKIYNMTGLTLLADVFILCSVTNEHQLKAVANESREAARNAGYAALRMEGDQHSGWLLVDFGDIILHVFREQARGFYDLDRMWGDAPEILLDLEIA
- a CDS encoding SUMF1/EgtB/PvdO family nonheme iron enzyme codes for the protein MMSTSRLFTIGLCVVGIFVVFLFGCEPTDESPAFVLIKTINKQTCEGCNPDEGESETPGTLSVTPLELNYPWEGAAYTLKVQTTEGWTIHSHADWVHVNRESGMGDGFVTLSCFGNMGEDRVALITIIGVNTDPASLTLTVEQAGLKVAEEGEDGAEGEVDPYEGESSAEGEEAPTEGESAGEGEVSPTEGENENVAVEMVSVPTQIFMMGRSKLGDDKDFGMLSEDPPHQVVLNEYEIGKYPITNEEFAAVLTWAQSHNLLYSDTSGTPWSGRGSIYAGGEGARYMIFPYDARYHHLSYRGGRFWVKTQAHGDAEALPTLPYSMNNHPVVQISWYGAVACCNWLSTMNRLSPCYDLNKADWPQVILPPQPGGFRLPTEAEWECAAAWNGSNHQVYGFKNTSAHESAPAYRCNTFQKDGEKWDFVNPMGLLHRPYTSPVGWFNGSNISPNGQFLTEDSPSPWGAYDMSGNVWEWCQDRYGNYLSGDEWNPLGPATGKMRVARGGSWASIFFSARTAQRASNPPETANFSMGFRVARSPSFLR
- a CDS encoding undecaprenyl-diphosphate phosphatase, coding for MFTFIKVLIFGFVEGLTEFLPVSSTGHMIILERWLTLQGSEDFATTFMIVIQLPAILAVVLYFRKKLFPFYPGTDTPAVFLLWIKIAVAFIPAALLGFLFDDYIESLFFNPFSVSLALIVGGIVLYFIERSVRKVRFERVAEIGFLLALCIGLFQCLAMMPGVSRSAATIIGALLLGAARPAAAEFSFFLAIPTMLGATVYKSLKSGLTLEPIEWLWIGVGGLVAFMTAYAVIAAFMRYIQQRDFKIFAIYRIALGSLLLVLLWMQS
- a CDS encoding serine/threonine protein kinase, whose protein sequence is MVDHQYTPDIPKLYHYKLQRVLGAGGSGKVYLGIDMKKGVPVAIKLFHERFFRNRLHVRDLGKSVTKFKRFKHNNVVQIFDFIDDTEGRCLIMEYVDGPSLKWYLLNRPYRFNERTNVALQICHGMQYLHDKGCIHHDFKPSNVLFTRTGTIKIADFSLYGNSFLLELIDRNVGEQITPMFVAPEFIRKEKITNQSDIYSMGITFYMMFTGKVPFPVDSLKVLYHCHLNVMPEHPSLANPECPTTMGDIIMKMIAKRPEMRFNDCDELSVAITQITRSRI
- the sat gene encoding sulfate adenylyltransferase, giving the protein MTIAPHGGTLVNRFVCDNDRGPLQEKAKTLPRITVDAYAAFDIDGIAKGIFSPLTGFMGEAETHSVLDNMTLTSGIPWTIPILLPVTEAVAESLQTGSQVAIEDDLGNLIAILNLEEKFRLDKTHLVKQVYRTDDTAHPGVAYTLAAGDVYLAGALDVLAARNVEHQDFNLSPAQTRAEFEKRGWKRIVAFQTRNPIHRAHEYLTKCALEMCDGLLIHPLMGTTKSDDIPGDVRMHCYEALLENYYPKDHVMLSIMPVNMRYAGPREAVMHAIIRKNYGCTHFIVGRDHAGVGNYYGSYDAHYIFDEIDAAALGITPLFFEHAFFSRRTNDMATKKTCPGTDADHVFLSGTKVREMLQRGEAPPPEFTRPEVAKILIEWATAADK